The Candidatus Binataceae bacterium region TGCCGCGCCAAGCGCGAGATCGCGGCGGGCAAAGGCCGCGCGCGTCATCAGATAGACGCTGACGATCGCGCCCGTACCCATGATCGCCGAGACCAGATTGCCGGCCAGCTCCCAATCCGGAACGAGGCGATGAAGGCCGGCGACCAGCAGCGGATAGAGCGGCGAAAATATAGCGCCCAGCGGTTTTTTCCATTCGCCGCGCGCGAAGTCGCCCGCCAAGCCGAGGTAAGCTGCGCCATCCCCGGAGATGCAGAAATTGGTAAGACTCAAATAGAGGCGAATCGCCAGCCCGCAAAATCCGATCGCAGCGATTCCGCGCCAACCCTCATGGTCAGCCCGCAAATCCGCCGGTAGCTTCGGTGCTCGCGCAACATTGCTCATCCGCGCCCTATCTTAATAAGACGCGGCTGGCGCTCAAACCAAGGCGGCGCAAACACCGTGCAAGGATCCTGCTGGATCGCCCTCGGCTTAATTTGCCCGGGACGAGCCTATGCGCGCATCACTTTAGCGGCCTGCAGACCCTTGGGTCCTTCAGCGACCTCAAAAGCAACTGCTTCGCCCTGCTCGAGCGAGCGGAAGCCTTGCCCATCGATCGCGGTGTAGTGAACGAAGACTTCCTGGCCGTCTTTGAGCGTGATGAAGCCGTAACCCTTTTTTGGGCTGAACCATTTAACCGTGCCGTTTTCCATGTTCCCCGAGAACCTCCTCCGAAAGCAGAGCTTGGCCCGCCGACAACCCCCTCAAGTCGCGGCGACCTATATCCACCAATCGGCGCATATAGCACAAGGTTGAGGCCTAACCAAGCCACGGCAAAGACGTTCGGTAAGTCGAGAAGAATGCGGTTATTGCTTGTAGCCGAAGCGCCGCAGCATCGCATGGCGCTCCGATTGTTGCCTGGCATCTTCAACACCGTTGGGAGCGCAGCCGTCGATTATGCCCATCACACCGCGCGCGCCCGCCTCCTCGGCGACGATCACCTTGAGCGCATTCGCGCTCGCGCAAAACACCGTGCAGACTTCGCTCAAGTTCTTGATCTGATTCAGCACGTTGATCGGAAACGCATTACCCAGCATCACCACGAAGACATGGCCGGCGCCGATCTCGCCGGCGGTTGCGACCGCGGCCTCTTCGAGCTCGCGATCGGTCCCGGTATGGCGAATCAGCGCCGGGCCGGAAGCCTCGCAGAAGGCCACTCCGAACTTCACGCCGGGCACGGCCTGAACGATCGCCTCGTAGAGATCCTCGACCGTTTTGATGAAGTGGGACTGGCCAATAATCACGTTAACGTCGGGATTGGGTTTGTTGACTTCGATCGCTTTCAGTTCCATCTGGTTTGATCCCTGTGCGTTTTCGCGCGGTGGAAGTTGCATTTTCTCCCGCGCAACTCCACGATAATAATGCGGTGGGAGCAGGGCTAAAAGGCGGCGGGCAAGCGGCGGCGAGGCTTCCCGCTTGGTTCCAGCGGCTCACGGTCGGGGCTCAGCGCGTCTATCTGAAAAGCGACGCGATCGACCGCTTTGATTTCACCCCGGGGGACACGGCGCGCGAGCTCGCGCGAGCGCTGATGCTCGCGCTCGAAGCGGGAGCATCTGCGCTGGTCGAGCGGCGTGCACAACTCCTGATCGACGAGTTGTGCCGGCGGGCGACGCTGCCCCGCATCCAAATCCAGGTGCGTAATGTCCGGCCGCGCGACGCGCGAGGCGAACTGCACGGTATCTTCTATCCGCGCGGACGCGGCCGCGTCGCCGCCAACCCGTACCAATACTCGTCGGGGGCGGCCGGCGGACCGCTCGTAATCCTTTGGATGCGCACCGCGCAGCGCCATGAGGTGGTCAAGCCGAAAACTTTCATTCGCACCTTGATGCACGAATTCGGGCACTATCTCGATTACGCGCTGCTCCGGCTCGGTGATTCGCCGCATACCGCGGGCTTCTTCAAGCGCGAGTCATTTCTCGTGCGATCGTTGCAACTTGCGCCGCACGACTAGAGCGATGGGACTCATAGCCCGGTTCATCAGTTCACTGTCGCCGGCAGTGCGGCGGCTGGAACGCCTCGCGAGCATCGGCGGTGAGAGCGAGCGGCTTGCTGCTAGTCTCAAACGGCACGGCGGTTTGTGCAGCTTGCCTCGCATCCGGGAAGGGCTGGAAACCTTGGCGGCGGCTGAAGCCGCGGACGCTGACGTCTTACGCGATCTGCTGTTGGCCCTCGGCGTCTGGCCGGCGCGCCCGGCCGCACCATCGCATACCGGATCGAACAATTGGGCGCGGCTCAGCGCCGATCTTGCCGCCGAGGTCGAACTCGTTCGCGCGCTCAATGGCGCAATAGCCGATTGGGAGGGCGTGAACCCGCAAATCGCCGAGCGGCTGCGCGAACTGGTCGCGCGCAAGGAGCAGAGCCTCACGCTCCTGCGCGGCTTCGCGCTGAAATGCGATCCGCAGGCGCTCGATTAAGCCTGATCAAGTCACAGGTATTTCTGCAGCCCCCGCCGCTTAAGCTCCACGAAAACCCGCGCCAGCTCCTGCGAGCGCGAGCGCCGCGCGATCAGAATCGCGTCCTCAGTATCGATCGCGACCAGGTCGCTCAGCCCGAGCACCACCATCAGGCGCTTGCCGCCGCGGGCCAACACGCCGTGGCTGTCGAGCATCAGGACGTTCCCCGCTGCGACGCTGTCGGCGCCGCCGCGCAAGGCCTCCCAGACGCCCTCCCAACTGCCGACGTCGTCCCAGCGAAAGCGCGCGTGCACGCCGAACAGATTACGGCTGCGCTCCGCGACGACGCGATCGAACGAATCAACCTTGAGTGCGCGATACGCGCCGCGCAACTGAGCGGGCGTCCCGATGGCGAACCGGCGCATCGCCGCGGCCAACGCCGGAGCATGCTGCTGCAACTCGCCGCCGAGCGTCGCCACGCTCATCACGTAGATTCCGCTATTCCAGAGAAATTTCCCGGCGCGGATCATGCGGCGTGCGGTCGCGAGGTTCGGCTTCTCGACGAAGTGCGTCACGCGGAAGCCGGCGCCGACGGCTCGTCCGATCGCCTGGTAGCCGTAACCGGTTTCAGGCCGGGTCGGCGTGATACCGATGGCGACAACGGTATCGGGACGCGCGGCCAGATCGATCGCCTGGCTGAGCGCTCGCTGAAACAATCGGGTCTGCGGGATGTAATGGTCGGCGGGCATCGCCGCAATGATGGTCTGATCCTGCAGCCGCTGAGCGATCATCGCCGCCCCATAGGCGATTGCAACCGCAGTACCGCGAGCCTCCGGTTCGACGATCACGTTGCGCGGCGGAATCAGACCTCTGACGGCGCGCTTGAAGAGATCCGCATGATCCGCACCCACCAGCACGAAAATCCGCTCTGGCGCGAGCGGCGGTTGCACGCGAGCGATCGTGTCAGCCAGCAACGAACTCTTGCCGTTGAGCGCGAAAAGCGGCTTGGGCCGCCGCGCGCGTCCTTCCGGCCAGAAGCGGGTGCTCCGCCCACCGGCGAGAATCAGCGCGGCGGCTTGTTCGCGCACGCGCATTAACGATGACGCTGCGCGCGCGAAAGCCGCCGCGCGCGCAACTGAGCGCGGGCAAGCGCCATCGGGATTAGAGCTTCGCCCCCAGCTCAGTCAGCTTCTGCTCGAACAGCGCGCGAATCTCGCCGAGCCGGGCGGCGTCGTCCGCCTCGAACCGCATCACGAGCGCCGGCTGCGTGTTCGACGCCCGCACCAGGCCCCAGCCGCCGGGAAAATTCACTCGCGCGCCATCGATCTCGATCGTCTCGTAGCGCGAGCGAAAGAACTCGGCAGCCTGCCGCACGACCTCGAACTTCCGCTCGTCCGGACACTCCAGCCGGATTTCCGGCGTGAACTGCGTCGGGGGCAAATCGCCCAGGATGGCGCCGAGTCCGCGTCCTTCGTCGCCGAGGATTTCCAGCAGCCGGAACGAGGCATAGATTGCGTCGTCAAAGCCGTAGTAGTGATCGTTGAAAAATATGTGTCCGCTCATCTCGCCAGCCAGCGCCGCGTTTTCCTGCTTGAGCTTGCTCTTGATTAGCGAATGGCCGGTCTTCCACATGATCGGACGGCCGCCGTGCGCCGCGATATCCTCGAACAGGCGGCGCGAACATTTGACGTCGCCGATAATCGTCGCGCCGCGCCGCTCCTTTAGGATCGCGCGCGAGAAAGCTATCAGCAGTTCGTCGCCCCAGACGATCCGGCCGTTTTCATCGATCGCGCCGATGCGATCGGCATCGCCGTCATAAGCGATGCCGACGCGCGCGCCGGTCGTTGCTACCACCGCTTGCAGATCGTGCAGATTCTCGGGGACGGTCGGGTCCGGATGATGATTGGGGAAACGCCCGTCCATCTCGATATTGAGCTCGACCGTCTCGATCCCCATCGCCCGCATCAACGGCGCAGCGACCACGCCGCCGCAGCCGTTGCCGCCGTCGACGGCGACCTTCATCCCGGGCGTCACCGTAATATTGCGCCGGATGTATTCCGCATATTCGGCGACGATCGGCCGCGCCGTCAGCTTGCCCGACGTGCCCGTGGTCTTGAAGGCGCCGGTCTGTATGATTTCTCTAAGGCGCTGGATTTCCGCGCCGAAGATCGTCGTCGGCCCGACGCCGAGTTTGAACCCGTTGTATTCGGCGGCATTGTGGCTCCCGGTGATCATCGCGCCGCCGTCCATTTGCCAGTGCAGCACCGAGAAATAGAGCAGCGGAGTCGGCACTATCCCAATGTCCACGACGTTGATTCCCGCCGGCAGCAGGCCCTCGATCAACAAATCGCTCAACGCGTCGGAGGTGAGCCGGCAATCGCGTCCGAGCGTAATCGTGCGCTTGCCGGCCTCGAGCAGTAGCGTCGCGTAGGCGCGCCCGAGATTACTCACGAATTCGTCGTCGAAATCGTCCTCGACTACGCCGCGAATATCGTATTCGCGGAAGACCTGTGGATTCATCGAGGATAATTATCGATGCCGTATGCCGCTGATGCAACGACGCGGCGTGGCTTGGTGCTGTGCTTGCGGGCTATCATCGGCGCGACTACGGATTTGGTGACGAACACAGCTAATGGCTGAGGATCATGGTTGAAGCGGAGCAAAAAGTCGCAATCGTGACCGGCGCCGGCCGCGGAATCGGTCGCGCGACCGCCGTGGCCCTCGCACGCAGCGGTTACGCGCTCTGCCTGGCCGCACGCACCCGCACCGAGCTCGAAGAGACCCGCCGCCTGAGCGGCCTCGCGCCCGCCCGCTCCCTCATCGTGCTCCTCGACCTTGCCGACGCCGACGCACCCGAAGCGCTGTGCGAGACCGCCACGGGTCACTTCGGGCGGCTCGACCTCCTCGTCAACAACGCCGGGTGGGCGCCTGCGCGGACGCCGCTCTTCAAGACCACGCCCGCCGATCTCGATCGGATGATCGCGCTCAACCTCCGCGCGCCGATCGCGCTCGCACGCCTGGCCGCGACTTACATGGCGCAGCAGCAGTCTGGCGGCGTGATCGTGAACGTGGCCTCCAGCGCCGCGCGCGCTCACCTGCCCGGCGAAGCAGTTTATGCGGCGGCCAAGGCCGGTTTGGTCGCCTTCACGCACGCTTGCTATGAGGAGTTCCGGCGTCACAACATCAGAACTTCGGTGATTCTCCCGGGTCTGACGGATACCGCGCTGATTCCGCCCAACAAACGGCTCGACCGAACTGCGATGATTCAGCCGGACGACGTTGCCGCCGCGATCCTCAGCGTCGCGAATGCACAGGCTTCCGCATCTCCACTTGAAATCGTGCTCGAGCCGGCTCGCGATCCGATGAGCGGCGGCCGTTGACGCAACCCGTTTTAGTAAGCGCGTGAATCGCGTCAGCGGCGTCATACAGCAGCGCGCTTTCACTCGATGGTTCCTGCTGGCCTTGATGCTTGCAGTCGGAGCGGCGGTCATGCTCGCCCCGCTCGCGGCTTACGCCGTCGCGGGCGCCGGACTGCGGATCCCTTTCCCGCGCATTTTCGATCGCGTCGTGATGATCACGCTGACGGTCGCGATCCTCCTGCTGGCGCGCCGGCTCGGGCTGCTGAATCTGCTGCGCGACGGTTTCGCCGAACCGCGGCGCAACCTTTCGCAAATCCTGATTGGCGCGGCGATCGCTTTAGCCGTGATGGCCGGGCTGTTCGCTCTCGCAATCGCGATCGCCCATCCGCCGCTCGCGATCGCAAGCCTGCTCTGGCGTGCGACCCGCTCCTTGGCCGCCGCTATCCTGATTGCTCTGATCGAGGAAGCCTTCTTTCGCGCGATTCTGCTCGGCGGCTTGACGTGGGATTTCGGCCAGCGCACCGCCTTGCTTGTCAGTGCAGCAATTTACGCCCTCGCGCATCTGCTGCGTTCGCCGCGTCATTATTACCTGGCCGGATTCCATCCAACGGCCGGCTGCGCGAATCTCGTCGCGAGTCTGGTGCGCATCGTCCATCCCGACGGATTGCTTGCGATGACGGTCGGGCTCTTTCTGCTCGGCCTCGTCCTCGGGGCTGCGTTCCTCGTTACCGGACGCGTCTATCTTTCCCTCGGTCTGCATGCCGGCTTTGTGCTCGGCGCCAAGTGCTGGCCGCTCGTCGCGAGCAGTTCCCGCCGGCTCCCGCGATGGCTCGCCGGGCCGGGCCCGGTTCCGCTGATCGCCGCGCCTGCCGCCTGGGCCGCCGCCCTGGCGCTGCTCGCCGTCATCCTGTTCGCCGGCGCACTTGGGTCTCGACCCTAACGCCCGCGACAAGTTCAAGAACGAGCCGTGGCATCAAAGGGCCGTCGATTTCTGCGCAAAGTACGACGAGGTCTCGTTCGATCCGGTGTACCAGCATGAGCCGATGGTGAAGTTCGAGCGGATGGTGCGGCGGCTGTTGGACAAGCCGTGGCTTCCGCCTTAGTTTCACAGTTCGGCAAGAAGGTCGTGTATGTCAACGTCACGCTCGAAGCCAAGGAGACCTCATCGATGAAAGTCGGATACTTTCCCTGCACGCAGGATCCGCCCAACGGCGTCAACATCGGTCGCGTCCTCAACGAGGCGATGGTCGAAGCCCAGGTCGCCGAAGAGAGCGGCTTCGATAGCTGCCTCTTCAGCGAACATCATCAGCAGGACGACGGCTATGCCCCCAACGTCATCCTGATGGCCGGGATGGCCGGCATGAAGACCAGCAAGCTCCGCGTCGGTACCTGCGTCACGCTGCTGCCGCTATGGCATCCGGTGCACGCGGCCGAGGATGCCGCGATCGTCGACCAGATAACCGGTGGGCGCATGATTTTGAGTGTCGGCGTGGGCTACCAGGACGTTGACTTCGGCGCCTTCGGCCTCTCGGTCAAGGATCGCGTCGGCCGCACGGAGGAGGGCCTTGAGGTGCTCAAGAAATGCTGGGCCGGCGAGCGCTTCAGCCACCATGGCAAGTTCTACGACCTCGACAACGTCAACATCACGCCCAAGCCCATGCAGCAACCGCGGCCGCCCATCTGGATGGCGGCATGGACCGATATCGGATTGCGGCGCGTCGCACGGATTGCCGACGCCTGGATCACCTCGCCGCTCGAACACATCAACACCATGAAGCGCTTCGCCGAGCTCTACCGCAGCGCGGCGCTCAAGCACGGGAAAAAACCGATGCTGGTGCTGATGCGCGACGTCCTGGTCGCCGATTCGATGGAGGCCGCGCGTCGCGAGAGCGAACCGCTGATGTACACGCATCGCTTCTACTTTCGCAACAACGGCTACGCCTCCGACGAAGTCGTGGACCGCGTCAAATCGGAAGAAGGTTGGACCTTCGACGTTGCCGCGCCCAATCGTTTCATCGCCGGTTCGCCCGCGGATTGTCTCGCGCAATTACGTATGTGGCAGGACGTGGTCGCGCCCGATTACCTGGTGTTGCGCATGCGTCATCCGGGCGGCCCGTCGCATGAGCGGGTCAAGGCGGCAATCCGCACTTTCGGCAAGGAAGTGCTGCCTCATCTTTAGCCGAGCTGGCGTGAGGGAACGTTACGAATAGATCTGTGGGGCGCCGCGCGGGCGCGTGCGGTAACGCCGATGCATCCACAGGAACTGCTCAGGATAGCGCCGCACCATCGCCTCGACAGCGCGCGTAAAACGCAGCGTGTTCTCCTCGATGTCCGCGGCCGCGTCGGCGCTGCGCTGCACCGGAATCTCATCGAAAATCTCGATCCGGTGGCTGCGCTTGTCGGGTTGCCGGATAATGAACACTGGTACCACCGGCGTCCCGGACATCGCGACCAACCGCGCCACTCCGCTCGAGGTCGCAGCGAGCTCGCTGAAAAACGGCACAAAGACCGCCTCGCTGCGCTTGGCGTTCTGGTCAAACGGGATGCCGATGAAAAGCCCTTGCCGCAGCGCTTTCAAGACCGAACGGGCGGCGGCGTGCTTGCGCATGATCGTCACGCCGGTGCGCTCGCGAATAAACGTCATCAGCGCGTCGCCGGCCAAAAATCGCTGGGTATGATGCACTATCACGATCTGGTGACCGAACATCGCATGCGCGGTCGGCAGCAGCTCGAAGTTGCCGAAATGCGCGGTCAGCGCCACGCCGCCCTTACCCGGGTAGCGTCGCTGAATTTCATCCCAATAGGCGAAGCGCTCGTAGGTGACTCGCTTGAGTATCCGCCGGTGGAAAAATCCGCCGAGCCGGACATATTCGGCGACCGAGCGGCCAAGATTTACGTATGAGGCGCGCAGGATCTGTCGCCGTTGCGCAACGCTGCGCTCGGGAAACGCGATCTCCAGATTGCGCATCCCCACTGCGACGTGGCGCCGATCGAGGATCCAGGCGATATACCCACCCGCTACTCCCAGCGGATAAAGAATAAAATCCGGAATCAGGCTGAGCGCGTGGATTACTCCGACCAGCAGATAGAAGACCAGCCGCTGCCACCAGTTAAGCTTGAGTTCGACGATCTGCCGGCGATTACGCTGCCCGCGAACCGACGCGGTGACTGCCCCCTTGCGCGCGGGCTGGGCCGAACCCTGCGGGCCTATCGGTGACGTCGGAATCGAGGTCGGCGGCGGTGATGCGGGGACAGGTTGGGCGGCGTCCATCCTTAGTTTTGAAGTTCCCTGGGTTTAAATCCGCGCCTCAGTTGAATTCCCGCCCGCGCTTAGGCGCCTTCGGTATCACGACGATCCCGCTCTCGGTAACAAAGAAGCGTTGGCGATCGCGTTCCAGGTTGTAACCAATCTCGTCGCCCTCGGCGATCTGCACGTTTTTGTCCAGAATCGCGCGCCGCACTCTGGCCCCGCGGCCGATATCGCAGTAGTCCATCACCACCGAGTCTTCCACCTGGCTGTGCGAGTGGACCACTACCGAACGGCCGAGCACCGAATTAAACACCGTCCCGCCGGAGATGATAGTGCCCTCGGAGACCACCGAGTGCAGCGCGTGACCGCGGCGATTATGTTCGTTGAAAACGAACTTCGCCGGCGGTTGGTTATAATACGCCGTCCGCAGCGGCCAATGCTGATTGTACATGTTCAACTGCGGCCGCGCGTCGCGCAGATCCATGTGGGCTTCATAGTAGGCGTCAATCGTGCCGACGTCGCGCCAGTAACTCTGGTTTTCCTCCGAATCGCCGCGGATCCGGTTGTCCATAAAATTATACGCGTAGACCGGCACGCGGTTGATCAAGGCGGGAATCAGATCGCGGCCGAAATCATGATGACTGCCGGTCCGCTCGGCGTCCTCGCTCAGGGACGAGCGCAGGATCTGCGGATCAAACAAATAGTTCCCCATCGAGGCGAGGCAGAGCCCGGGCGCCCCCGGCATCGGCCGCGGATTAGCGGGCTTCTCCTCGAAGCCGATTACCCGCAGGCCGGAATCAACTTCGAGCACGCCGAACTGATGCCCCTCTTCCAGCGACACCGGCAGCGTCGCTACGGTCGCGGTGCTCTTATGCTCGACATGGAAATCGACCATCTGGCCCATGTCCATCCGATAGATGTGGTCGGCCCCAAACACCGCTACCACGTCGGGCTTGAAGTCCTCGATCAAGTTCAGGTTCTGGAAAATCGCGTCGGCCGTGCCTTGATACCAGGTTTCCCCCATCCGCATCTGCGCCGGCACCGGCACGATGAAGTGATCGTGGAGGATCCGGCCGAACTGCCAGCCGTCTTTCAGATGCTCGATCAATGACTGCGAACGCCACTGCACCAACACGTAGATCGAGTAGATCTGCGAATTGACCATGTTCGAGAGTACAAAATCCACGATCCGGTATTTTCCGCCGAACGGCACCGCGGGCTTGGCGCGATCACGGGTCAGCGGATAGAGGCGAGTGCCCTGTCCTCCAGCCATGATCAATCCAAGTGTTCTCATTGCGACATCTCCGCCGGGTAGCTCAGCACGCGAGCGCCCGGCCGTCCAATCCAAATACTATGGACCTGAGAAATTTTAGGAAAGTGTCCCGGCGTTCCGTCGCGCGAATTTCAGGGCTGCGGCGGCTGGTCATTGTGGTCCGCTGCGTCATCGGACCTCGATTCGCCGATCTAAATTCCTGCGTCCGCGCTTAGGCGCTGCGCCGATGTCGCAGAAAGCTGCCAATTTTGGGACGTTAGTGCATCTTCTGGAAGAACTTACCTATGAGAGCGGCCCTCATTTGGAAAAATAGTGCTGATTTATCAAAGACTTGACGGAACTCAGCCTCCGGGCATGACGATTGCTTGAAACATTTTGCAACGGGTTCCGTCTAAGATTCTGAATCGAACGCTGGCAACCCGTTGGCCCCTCCTCATTGGAGGCGGAGAGAGAGGTAGGAAAATGCAAACTCATAGCGAACCACAAACGCCGCGCGCTCAAGAACGTACCAAGGAACCGGGCGGAATCGTTTACCGGACCGCGTGTCAGAACCCCGGATGCACGCATACCTTTGATCTACGAATAACGCCTGAGAACGCGGGTCTTTTGAGTGGCACGGTGGCATGTCCGCGATGCCGTCGGCATGGTGGGATGCTCAAACCTCAGGGTCGCCTTGGCGACCGGCTCTTTTCCGCCAAGCTGGTCTACCGGATGACCGGTATTGGCCCGCGCCCCGACGAAGACGACGCTTATACGGAGACGACCGAAATCCGCTATTAAGTTCACGGCGGATGGCTTAGACTCTGACGCGCCGTCTCCGCATCCGCGACAGCCTCGCGATGCAAAACGCGCCGCCTGCTGGTTCAGGCGGCGCGTTTACATTTGCGGCGATCGCCGGGAAGCGCTCGATTCAGACGCCGGCGACGAATTGCGATGTGAGACCGTCCAGATTCTGGATACTCGGACGCTCGATCAGGCGCTGCAGCCACGCTTCGATGTTTGGGCGATTCTGACCGGCTTCCACCCCAAGGTCGCGCAGCACCACAAGACGCGGCACAAACGCGATGTCGGCGACCGAAAACTGGCCCGTCAAGTATTCCTGACCCTGCAATTCATGATTGAGGAAGGTCAGCATCCGCTCGACCGTCTGTTGCAGCCGCTGCACCCGCGCGGCGTCGCGCTCGCTCTCGGGCTTGGTCAACTCCGCCATGAGCTGCCCGACTTGAGGCGTGAAAGAGGTATCCGCGAAGTCCTCCCAACTGCGCGCGCGCGCACGCAATCCGCTCGCGCCCACCGCGGCGAGCAGCGGCGGCTCGGGATATTCGTCTTCAAGATACTCGGCGATGACCGTCGAATCATAGATGGTCAGTTCCTCGTCCACCAACACCGGCACTCGACCGAAGGGATTCAAGCGCAGAAAGTCAGGCTTGCGCTGCTCGCCCTGCGCCAAATCGATCTGCACCAACTCATATGCCAGCCCCTTTTCCGCCAGCACGATGCGGACCTTCTGGCCAAAGGGACAAGGCAGGAAATCGTAAAGCTTCATCATGATCTAAACCGGATATCTTCGCTCCGTCGTCTTGCGTGAAACGTCTTGCGTGAAAGCTTGCCTATTCGCCCGCCGCTGCGACCACAAATTTAAGCGTCGCCTCGATTTCCGGTTGCAGGCGCACAGCGACCGTGTAGTCACCCAATTGCTTGACCGGTTCGGCGAGCAAAATCCGCCGCCGATCGATTTCGAAACCTTTTTCGCGCAGCGCCCGCTCGAGATCGATATTGGTAATCGATCCGAACAGGCGACCCTCCTCACCGGTGCGCGCGCGCAGCGCTAGCGTTAGCGCCTCGATTTTCGCCTTGAGGCCCATCGCCTGGCTCTTGAGCGCCTCGCGCTTGCCCAGCGCGACGCGCTTCTGATGCTCGAACTCGCGCAGGTTGCGCGAACTCGCCTCGACCGCCAGTTTGCGCGGCAACAGATAATTGCGCGCATAGCCGGCGCGCACGCGCACGACATCCCCCGGATGGCCGAGATTCGGCACCTCTTCGCTGAGTATGATTTGTACGTTCATCGATACGTAACCCTGTCTTTCAAAAAAACGTGCTCCTACCGAGAAGTAAACTCCGTCACAGCGGGTTGCTCGCGTTACGGGTCTCAGGACTCGAGGGCTTCAACCGTCGAAAATCGATCCATAGATCGAAAACCCCGGCCGCGCAGATGAGAATCGCCAGCACCGGCTGGACAAAGGTGATGATGTAAACCAAGCCCCGCGCAAACGACGGCATCGCCAGCACGCGAAAGTAAAAAGCCATGATCGCGAGCCCCTGGCAAAAATAAATTGCGGCGATGCACACGGAACAGTTCAGCGCCGCCGCACTTAGCGGCGACACCGGAATCAGCAAGCCAAAGCCCGCGATCAGCAAGACCCAGATGAGCCACTCGGGCGTTGACCACAGCGCGAGATCACCGAACAGCGCATAGCCGATTCGTTGTTGGCGGCCGCTGATCCGCCAGAACAACGCCAGATTCGCCAACGCCATCATCGCAGCCGAGATGGCCGTCAGGGCCGGCATCAGCCGGACGGTCGCGTTGACGATGCGGATGCGCAGA contains the following coding sequences:
- a CDS encoding DUF2232 domain-containing protein; this translates as MTLRDLFGMLRACLTSAVMFMAGALVPVLGTIALILAPAPVLGCAVGFRNGLWRAAAVTAAAAGLITLAGGLEAGAAYFATIGVSSVVICFMLERRRPFEQIVAVTAASMLVVGALSVLAFVGSPEALAQGLHNNLLQVMTRTEKLYSVAGLDTALTQDLRIRIVNATVRLMPALTAISAAMMALANLALFWRISGRQQRIGYALFGDLALWSTPEWLIWVLLIAGFGLLIPVSPLSAAALNCSVCIAAIYFCQGLAIMAFYFRVLAMPSFARGLVYIITFVQPVLAILICAAGVFDLWIDFRRLKPSSPETRNASNPL
- the glgC gene encoding glucose-1-phosphate adenylyltransferase, which gives rise to MRTLGLIMAGGQGTRLYPLTRDRAKPAVPFGGKYRIVDFVLSNMVNSQIYSIYVLVQWRSQSLIEHLKDGWQFGRILHDHFIVPVPAQMRMGETWYQGTADAIFQNLNLIEDFKPDVVAVFGADHIYRMDMGQMVDFHVEHKSTATVATLPVSLEEGHQFGVLEVDSGLRVIGFEEKPANPRPMPGAPGLCLASMGNYLFDPQILRSSLSEDAERTGSHHDFGRDLIPALINRVPVYAYNFMDNRIRGDSEENQSYWRDVGTIDAYYEAHMDLRDARPQLNMYNQHWPLRTAYYNQPPAKFVFNEHNRRGHALHSVVSEGTIISGGTVFNSVLGRSVVVHSHSQVEDSVVMDYCDIGRGARVRRAILDKNVQIAEGDEIGYNLERDRQRFFVTESGIVVIPKAPKRGREFN
- a CDS encoding glutathione S-transferase family protein, which gives rise to MMKLYDFLPCPFGQKVRIVLAEKGLAYELVQIDLAQGEQRKPDFLRLNPFGRVPVLVDEELTIYDSTVIAEYLEDEYPEPPLLAAVGASGLRARARSWEDFADTSFTPQVGQLMAELTKPESERDAARVQRLQQTVERMLTFLNHELQGQEYLTGQFSVADIAFVPRLVVLRDLGVEAGQNRPNIEAWLQRLIERPSIQNLDGLTSQFVAGV
- the rplI gene encoding 50S ribosomal protein L9, translating into MNVQIILSEEVPNLGHPGDVVRVRAGYARNYLLPRKLAVEASSRNLREFEHQKRVALGKREALKSQAMGLKAKIEALTLALRARTGEEGRLFGSITNIDLERALREKGFEIDRRRILLAEPVKQLGDYTVAVRLQPEIEATLKFVVAAAGE